The genomic region GCATGGTGGCGGAGGAGCGGCGAGGAGGctgaagaggaggaagatgaggaggagggagaggagggcGAACAGCAGATGATGATAAGGGAGTGGAGCGACCATGAGAGGCTGCAGGAACTCTACAGCCTGCAGCACATCTGCAGGGCGCTGCTGCGCAGTCGCCAGGGCAGGGTGAGTTCAAAGTAACGTCATTACGTTCTCCATTACTTGACTTGAACAATGACTCAATTACTttcctgattacttgatttcaaAAGTAACTTAACTACTCCAATGATTACCTGATTTCAAAAGTAACTTATTTACTTTCCTGATTGCTTGGTTTTAAAGGTAACAAATACTTTCCTGAGTACTTTAAAAGTAACGCAACTAATtttctgattacttgatttcaaAAGTAATTGGATTACTTTCCTGAGTACTTGGTATGAAAAGTAATACAACTACTTTCCtgattacttcattttaaagatAATGTAGTTGCTTCCATAATGACttgatttaaaaagtaattgaatTACTTTCCTGATTACttaattttaaaagtaaaatacttATTTTCCTGACTAGATTTTAAAAGTAATCTAGTTAGTttcctgattacttgattttaaaagtaactttactgattactcaatttttttaaaagaaacctAATTTATTGATTGCTTCATTTTACTGCCTCagcaaaatcaaacaaacaaaaaaagtagagGTGCCAATATTTTATTGGAAGTgcttctttttttcaacattattGTTTATATAATAATGAAGGTCTAATGaaaaatagtattttattttacttgaatacttgtttttatgaaaaaaaataactaaaagaaTTGCAGTCTTTCACAATTTCACTTATAAttagaaaaatgtatttaaaaaaaaataaataaagaccgtttttttttccgtttgtttTACCTAACATAGTTAACTGTCATTGATTGTAAATCAAGGTACCGCTATATATTATAAAAacctgaataataataataataataataataataataacatatatatatatatatatatatatatatatatatatatatatatatatatatatatatatatatatatatatatatatatatatatatatatatatatacagtatatataatgcCGCTGACTTCCTCCCAACAGCTACGCCAGGACTCCAGGGAGTACGTGACAGGAACTGCCGGCGAGGCGTCCCTCAAGCGCAAGTCGCCGTACATCCTCAAGAGGCAAGCTGGTCACGCAGCCAAGACTCGGCGGCCGTACATCTTGAAACGAAGTGAATTTTACTGACCGGTCGGCGCCCGTGTTCCCTCCTGACGCCGTCCAGGCCCTCTCCCGCTGCGACCGACTTTTCCCCGCTCTGCCGATCCTCTCGCCGAAataaaatgatcacattaaatGAGAAGCTATATTTCTTTATTGACACTTTACTTTGGTATGTTTGTGTACATCATTAAAGAGTCATGGTACAAAAGAACGTCTCATTTACTTTTACTGGTGCGCAAGTACGGTGGCCctcaaggctaaaaaaaaaaataaaaaataaaaaaaaataaaaaaataaaaatgaagctgTGAGGCCGGTTGAATGATCAACAAAGGTTTGTCCCATGAAAGCACGTTTTTTCCTTTGTCATTTTCTGTTTATGACTCTCAAATGGTTGTTTCAGCTGTCTCATGGggttccacaaggttcaatgATAGGTCCCCTGCTTTTTCTCTTAGCATATGTTGGGAAAACATGTTACTGTATTTCCTTTCATTGCTATGCTGTTGACAGTCACATTTATGTGCTACTAAAGATGAATGTACGATAGCTTCCTTCTTTAAACCTTTTATGTCTTGAAATCAGAATTATGAATCCAAAAGATGTGCTTCTAAAGTCACATAAAACAAGAAAGGATAactgtgttttgtttagttttttccttattttggtgtctttttcattgttttctgtttacagtctttgattttatttttaaacataacatGCACCAAACTGTGAAAAGTAACCTTCTAAGGGCATATAATGTCAAAAACATGTactgtaatatataatataaaaattcaacaaaaattcTCAGGGACAATatacaaatgtatatatataattttacgcAAGTCCCTCAttgattttgactttttattcAGCCTTTTCCTCCTTCAACTATATTCTAGTATGATTGCAAATTCTTTCTTGAAATATCTAAATTTTTCCTCAAAATGCTTTTACGctctaaaaataattttctctGAGAAAATgaattattcaaaaaataaaatgtacttaaTACAAAAGATGACTGTTTAAAATTTATAATTTAGCAGTTATTAGTCAATTTTTATTAAGTTACATTTCttgtattttttcatgtaattaTTACTCACTGAATATGGCATTTTTCTTGATACATATTTGTTTCACAGTTATATGACAGGTTCAAATGTTACAAATTCAAATCAACTCATGTTACGTCCAATATAGTTTTGCAAATGGTTGGATAACATGTTAATAACACATTTATTACAGTGTAATAACACATGCATAAAAATATTATGGTAGTAATATGGCGGGGTATCTAAAATAGTATTTtataattatgattattatttttatcataaTCACCATCATTGATGGTCTATCAAAAGAAGTGTCAGATTGCCAAagcagccagcagatggcagtgttATGTAAGAAATTCACTCCTGCCTTTTTCAAAGTATCTTTGGACTAAATGGCTTCAGACattgtgaagcagcatgtggttcATTGCCCAAGGTTATTCGTGCATATACGGCAGTCAATGAATTGTATTCCAAGCAGCTTCCCATTTAGTATTTTGCGTGCGAGTTTGTGTACCGCTTGCCGTGTACGACTGCTTGTCCTTCTTGGCAGGGAACGAACTAGAAAGACAAGGACTGTTTTGTGGATACTTTTATTGGAGAGCTGCAGGCGCCACAAGTTCTTGACTTTCATTTGAAAGACATTGCGGAGACGTCTTTGAAAAAGCACAACGGAACATcactgttttgtcttttttttccccccccaaacccAGAAAGTTAACTTTTCAAAGACTgagcgtgcgcgcgtgcgcatgtgtgtctACCGTCAAATGAAAAGCCAGAAGACAAAATCTCATATTGTAGACGTTGAACAAACCTTAGAAAAAGGTATTGAAGTCTCTCAGGTTGTCTGTTTTCAACCTTCTGGAAGGAATGTGTACATGTTACGTCTCAAATGGTAATGTATGGTCCTTTCTTACTTTgttaaaagagagagaaagagaaaaaaaaaatcagcattttgGAGGGAAACATTGTGTCAAAACATATTGTGtttcacaattattatttttttaagttcatgATGTTAAAGAGAACAAATTATATaaaattgtgattaaaaaaaataaagataatgatcaaatatttgaaaaaaatttttttagaagaaaaagccatattttttaagaaaatggttTTAATAAgattggcaaaaaaataaaaaataaattaaaataaaataaaataaaataaaaatttcttccaaaatataaaacttgcatttttgtacaattctgagtatttttcccattttttttaatcttcaagaaaaaaaaagttattttcatagaatatttcaactttttttttaaactgtaatcacacaaatatattacaaaataaaaaaaaataaagaaaaacattattccctgaatttctattaaaaaaataaataaataaaaattctgtgTTGATTTTGTCTCCTCAAAACAAATCCATCAAAGTTCATCAATCCCGCaacaccatgtttttttttttcaagtggtctttttcaaaatgaatttttaacAATATAATCACGTCATGCCCTtacatgtgggaaaggagagccacagtcatTGACACACTTTTCTGGTGTTATGTTTATTTAACACCGTGAGAACAGCAGAACGCATGAAGTCAGCAAACTCATGCAAGAGCTGCTGTTGGCCACAGCTCACTCCCAAACGCTCACACACAGTTTCACCAACACCACATGGCAACCTACCAGGCCCCACCTCTTAAAGGCACATGCACGAACAAACtacaatacagcaaaatattttgtaaacattttatgcttgctattttattgttgtgtgttaaaaaatgttacaatgtgtctcaaaaatgttttttaataagttttagtttaaaaccaGCGGCTGGCATAAAACAACGTAACAACAAAGTATACAATCTCTCTATATTGCGGCTGATGTATCCCATGTgatgaagcagaattcaccgtCCTCACAAATGCAACTAATGTTTGTTCCTTCCCAAGTTTTCTTGGCGTGTCGGCATCCCCTTGAGACGTTTTAACGCCAACATCCAGCGCAGCTCGAAATGCCAGATGAATGGGAAAAGCATCCCCCGCCAGATGTTGCAGCAAACTTTTTTCATGGAGTCCAATAATTTGCCGGCGGGCTCGATTAGTCGTGTTGGACGCCTTTTCAGGGTCGCGCGGATCCTTCTGGTGATGGGCATCTGTTGTGCCGAAAAGATAACACGTCGTGTGAGGATGGATTGCTTGGCACAGGCAAATGAGGTTTTGTCACTATGGGCTGcagcagcgttttttttttttttttgttttttttttttttttttactacacaagttcatattaaatacaatctttCTCATAACAAACACAATAGAAAGTATTGTCTTTTTCtaaatataaacattttcacagaaaataGTTTTACCCCTGAAAATAAATtgtcataaaatattttttgcctaaccattccttttttttcatcaaaaaatgtatatatgatttttttaaagcaaaaaataaaaaaaagtcacattttaaaatattttattattttatttttttatatatttttttaaattctccaatttaaaaaaagttttaaaaaaataaatcaaaaatgcatatatgatttttttaaaagcagaaaattaaaaaagaagtcatattttaaaatattttatgattattatatttgtattttattttaaatctcgACGACACTGCCTCAGTCGGACACTCCAGTTGTTGCTATGGCGACGTCACATCTTCCCACGGGGCAGTGacaagctaaataaataaataaataaataaataaataaataaataaataagataacctaaccctaaccctctgACTTAGGAGTGATTCAGTCAGTCTCTGCAACACGTGTAGTtgcgctagctagcaagctgcaTCTtgttgttagctagctagcgagctgcagcttgttgctagctagctagctggtgcgGCAAAACTGCGATGCGAAATTGCCTATTTTGAGTTCCATTTTTCTTGTGATTCATATACATGCCAACAccccttcccccccccccccacacacacacacacatccttgtacatatatctttgtgaggacatccattgacataatgcatttcctagagccttaccctaaccgcaaccatcaaaaatgattgcctaaacctaacccttaccctaaccccaaccataacccaattcaaacctaaactctaaaaccaagtcttgaccttcaaaaagaggtcttgcaaagtgaggaccggccaaaatgtcctcacttcacaaaaatgtcctcattctgttggataaagacgtattttggtcctcactatgtattatgt from Festucalex cinctus isolate MCC-2025b chromosome 3, RoL_Fcin_1.0, whole genome shotgun sequence harbors:
- the nts gene encoding neurotensin/neuromedin N, whose amino-acid sequence is MCVASNRGRSGSGKSDNVQTMQAHLACVLLLLCFNCNGLCADIEQDLGEQLFSSLFASKLKQASKQSAPYWRLSLDKLCRLAGRLRHGEEEGEEQSAWWRRSGEEAEEEEDEEEGEEGEQQMMIREWSDHERLQELYSLQHICRALLRSRQGRLRQDSREYVTGTAGEASLKRKSPYILKRQAGHAAKTRRPYILKRSEFY